A region of Scleropages formosus chromosome 2, fSclFor1.1, whole genome shotgun sequence DNA encodes the following proteins:
- the rnf207b gene encoding RING finger protein 207, with amino-acid sequence MSGGIFSPLDNLYDPDSANCHPLVCHLCQEQYEQPCLLDCYHTFCASCLRGRAVDSRLTCPLCGHQTIVKGISALPPEDRLLKFLVDNSAECEETVQCANCDLECKKQDVDAMYYCNTCSQPLCRECREVTHKAKMFSRHEIVSLAKRTKEVHKKCSLHEELYIMFSTEKKSMLCINCFRDMQVENRAHCIDIETAYIQGCEKLDQAVLAVKELQSSAREAIVLLKAMIGEVRVNVVEEESAINTLFNSMQEKLAERKKILLKAAQSQHEEKERAFKEQLSHLAALLPTLQVHLVTCSAFLSSANKFEFLDMGYQLMERLKKIVKLPHRLRPSQSSKINTEYRSEFARCLESLLHLGQRRSMSTSGGICGLSLGNACGLLQSSLSVPCHSPSISDMSLGSPAVRKPTSHRYISTKVLLAEGGETPFTEHCRNYENSYRTLQMEIQKLKDQVQEMHRDLTKHHSLIKTDTIGEILERALRVDGRITSQYSAVETMRTMFEEIWEETFQRVANEQEIYEAQLHDLLQLKQENSYLTTIARQIGPYIRSIAKVKERLEPRLKESKDLKDDRTETMLNIYEDGTITADAQLRNDLACTADDNRDKVLDNRSLNILSDDPSLKSKDYFWPGKQKNGPEGPTRKEMPL; translated from the exons ACATCAGACGATCGTGAAAGGCATCAGCGCGCTTCCTCCGGAGGACCGTCTGCTCAAGTTCCTGGTGGACAACTCAGCTGAGTGTGAGGAGACCGTTCAGTGTGCCAACTGTGACCTGGAGTGCAAGAAGCAG GATGTGGATGCAATGTATTATTGCAACACTTGCAGCCAGCCACTTTGCCGAGAATGCAGGGAAGTCACCCACAAGGCCAAGATGTTCTCCCGCCACGAGATCGTTTCCCTGGCCAAGCGCACCAAGGAGGTCCACAAAAAGTGCT CTTTGCATGAAGAACTCTACATTATGTTCTCCACAGAGAAGAAGTCAATGCTGTGCATCAACTGTTTCAGAGACATGCAAGT GGAGAACCGAGCGCACTGCATTGATATTGAGACGGCGTATATCCAAGGCTGTGAAAAACTGGACCAGGCCGTATTA GCTGTGAAGGAGCTGCAGAGTTCGGCACGCGAAGCCATCGTCCTGCTCAAGGCCATGATTGGGGAGGTGCGGGTCAACGTGGTCGAGGAGGAGAGCGCCATTAATACACTCTTCAACAGCATGCAG GAGAAACTGGCAGAGAGGAAGAAGATTCTGTTAAAAGCTGCTCAAAG CCAACacgaggagaaggagagggctTTCAAAGAGCAGCTTTCACACCTGGCCGCCCTCCTTCCCACACTGCAG GTTCATCTTGTCACGTGTTCTGCCTTCCTCAGCTCAGCTAACAAGTTTGAGTTCCTAGACATGGGATAC CAACTGATGGAGAGGCTCAAGAAGATTGTGAAACTGCCCCACAGACTGAGGCCGTCGCAGAGCAGCAAG ATCAACACGGAGTACCGGTCCGAGTTCGCCCGCTGCCTGGAGTCTCTGCTGCACCTGGGCCAGCGGAGGTCCATGTCCACCTCTGGAGGCATTTGCGGCTTGAGCCTCGGGAATGCCTGCGGGCT ACTGCAGTCCTCCCTGTCGGTGCCCTGCCACTCTCCCTCCATCAGCGACATGTCGCTCGGCTCCCCGGCGGTCCGCAAGCCCACCTCCCACCGCTACATCAGCACCAAGGTATTGCTGGCGGAAGGTGGAGAGACCCCCTTCACCGAGCACTGCCGCAATTATGAGAACAGCTACCGC ACTCTCCAGATGGAGATCCAGAAGCTGAAGGATCAGGTGCAGGAGATGCACAGGGACCTGACCAAGCACCACTCCCTCATCAAGACTGACACCATAGGGGAGATCCTGGAGAGGGCCCTGCGAGTGGACGGCCGCATCACGTCCCAGTACTCTGCAGTGGAGACCATGAGGACCATGTTTGAGGAG ATTTGGGAGGAGACGTTTCAGCGTGTCGCCAACGAGCAGGAGATTTATGAAG CGCAGCTCCATGACCTCCTGCAGCTGAAGCAGGAGAACAGTTACCTGACCACCATTGCCAGACAGATCGGCCCCTACATCCGCTCCATAGCCAAGGTGAAGGAGAGGCTCGAACCCAG GCTGAAGGAGTCAAAGGACCTTAAAGACGACCGCACCGAGACCATGTTGAACATCTACGAGGACGGCACCATAACTGCTGATGCACAACTCAG AAATGACCTGGCCTGCACTGCGGATGACAACCGAGACAAGGTCCTGGACAACCGCTCCCTCAACATCCTGTCTGATGACCCTTCGCTCAAGAGCAAGGACTACTTCTGGCCCGGGAAGCAGAAGAACGGTCCGGAAGGGCCTACGCGCAAGGAGATGCCTTTATAA